A genomic region of Pseudomonas sp. KU43P contains the following coding sequences:
- a CDS encoding crotonase/enoyl-CoA hydratase family protein, translated as MSELITYHAEDGIATLTLNNGKVNAISPDVIAAFNAALDRATQERAVVIITGQPGILSGGYDLKVMTSGPQQAVGLVTAGSTLARRLLAHPFPVIVACPGHAVAKGAFLLLSADYRIGVEGPYKIGLNEVQIGMTMHHAGIELARDRLRRSAFHRSVINAEMFDPKDALDAGFLDKVVPAEQLLETALATARELKKLNMLAHKNTKLKVRKGLLDALDEAIVLDQGHMG; from the coding sequence ATGAGCGAGCTGATTACTTACCACGCCGAAGACGGCATCGCCACCCTGACCCTGAACAACGGCAAGGTCAACGCGATTTCTCCCGATGTCATCGCTGCATTCAATGCCGCACTGGACCGTGCTACCCAGGAACGCGCGGTGGTGATCATCACCGGCCAGCCGGGGATCCTCTCGGGCGGCTACGACCTCAAGGTGATGACCTCGGGCCCGCAGCAAGCGGTCGGCCTGGTCACCGCCGGTTCCACCCTGGCCCGTCGCCTGCTGGCGCACCCGTTCCCGGTGATCGTGGCCTGCCCTGGCCATGCGGTGGCCAAAGGGGCTTTCCTGCTGCTGTCGGCCGACTACCGCATCGGCGTCGAAGGCCCCTACAAGATCGGCCTGAACGAAGTGCAGATCGGCATGACCATGCACCACGCCGGCATCGAACTGGCACGCGACCGCCTGCGCCGCTCGGCCTTCCACCGCTCGGTGATCAATGCCGAGATGTTCGACCCCAAAGATGCGCTGGATGCCGGATTCCTGGACAAGGTAGTGCCGGCCGAACAGCTGCTGGAAACAGCCTTGGCTACGGCGCGTGAGCTGAAGAAGCTGAACATGCTGGCGCACAAGAACACCAAGCTGAAAGTGCGCAAGGGGCTGCTCGATGCCCTGGATGAAGCGATCGTGCTGGATCAGGGGCATATGGGCTGA